One Miscanthus floridulus cultivar M001 chromosome 11, ASM1932011v1, whole genome shotgun sequence DNA window includes the following coding sequences:
- the LOC136491380 gene encoding dual specificity protein kinase YAK1 homolog isoform X1, with product MEEGGGSSGRPEDAAPPWRPSEATAFGRFAAAAASPEASPSASANGVTARVSSLHGVKRKPFVARLTAGIIQTYLQCDPEFKYSEVLNPKRFLTSPSTPAHNDGLDNANWDLMLYVNLELVNKMSNRRFIVKEMLGQGTFGQVVKCWDTQTNAYVAVKVIKNQPAFYHQAIMEVSLLRTLNQKFDPDDQHNIVRMLDYLSFQNHLCIAFEMLGQNLYELLKRNHLRGLKLKYVQAFSKQILDAMVVMREAGIIHCDLKPENILLAPSVATAAAVKVIDFGSACLEGKTVYSYIQSRYYRSPEVLLGYPYTTAIDMWSFGCIVAELFLGLPLFPGASEYDVLQRMMKILRGQPPDELLREAKNTIRFFKHAGSIYPSNEAPTGLSSAYRILSEEEVEVRDSKRPKMGKWYFPHLKLDKLICTYPWNNSELTETEKADRLGLVDFLKGLLEFDPNKRWSPLQALYHPFITGESFTSPYEPVPETARIPVACAAAIDHNPGGGHWLHSGLSPQVGSVNRYLPVNNAYPPKVPFSCGSSYGSYGSHGSYTGNPCFGNSYGSTGDVNAINMYYSPLGSSGLAQIGSSPDVRLRMRFPHDRGIRLSPGSLGPMSLGASPSQFTPPNYQMQIPANSTGKHGSGSPASGGIHGSPLGKAAAVGPYNMRRNLPMPPHDYVSQHGQGRFGDGVSFSHSDAYARGHTGHSHNAAGPSSCHSGWRPQIGSRSGISLEASSSHVPSQAPSQSFDFSASSELDPANWDPNYSDESLLQEDNSLSADLSSNLHFGDAGGQGSGSIRSANFQGHVFATSNPVPTNQRADQLFHVSSQGVNAHSSVPINYGGYNPPNYPQQNLHPRHGQPILHQRYNQATSSPMRPMGSHHSGQPAWPSSFGIGDGVPWGGTGGHSFTTSGLPSSLPRKDYGSIF from the exons ATGGAGGAGGGTGGCGGCAGCAGCGGAAGGCCGGAGGACGCGGCGCCGCCGTGGAGGCCGAGCGAGGCCACGGCGTTCGGCCGTTTTGCGGCCGCCGCTGCTTCGCCGGAGGCGTCCCCGTCGGCCTCCGCCAATGGGGTTACTGCCCGCGTCAGCAGCCTTCATGGGGTCAAGCGGAAACCG TTTGTTGCACGATTAACAGCAGGCATCATTCAGACATATCTACAATGTGATCCTGAGTTTAAGTACTCAGAGGTTCTAAATCCAAAACGCTTCCTCACCAGTCCCTCTACCCCAGCCCACAATGATGGACTTGACAATGCAAATTGGGACCTCATGTTGTACGTTAACTTGGAGTTGGTTAATAAGATGTCAAACAGAAG GTTTATTGTCAAGGAAATGCTTGGGCAGGGAACTTTTGGTCAAGTAGTTAAGTGCTGGGACACACAAACTAACGCCTATGTTGCTGTGAAGGTGATAAAAAACCAGCCTGCATTTTACCATCAAGCTATCATGGAGGTTTCACTATTAAGAACG TTAAATCAGAAATTTGATCCTGATGATCAGCATAACATTGTCCGAATGCTTGATTATCTGTCATTTCAGAATCATTTGTGTATAGCTTTTGAGATGCTGGGTCAAAACCT GTATGAACTGCTCAAAAGGAACCACTTAAGAGGTCTTAAACTGAAATATGTTCAAGCCTTCTCAAAACAG ATATTGGATGCCATGGTTGTGATGAGAGAAGCTGGAATAATTCattgtgatctgaagccagaaAATATCCTGTTAGCTCCCAG TGTCGCAACAGCTGCAGCAGTGAAAGTTATTGATTTTGGATCAGCATGTCTGGAGGGTAAAACGGTTTACTCATACAtccag AGCCGCTATTACAGGTCTCCAGAGGTTCTCCTTGGCTATCC ATATACTACTGCGATCGACATGTGGTCGTTCGGCTGCATAGTTGCTGAACTGTTTCTAGGCTTGCCATTGTTTCCTGGAGCATCAGAATATGATGTGCTTCAGCGGATGATGAAAATTCTCAG GGGCCAACCACCAGATGAACTGCTAAGGGAAGCTAAAAACACTATAAGGTTTTTTAAACATGCTGGAAGTATATATCCTAGCAATGAGGCACCTACTGGTCTTTCTAGCGCATACAGAATTTTAagtgaagaagaggttgaagtg AGAGATTCCAAGAGGCCAAAGATGGGAAAGTGGTACTTCCCACACCtgaagcttgacaaactcatatGTACCTATCCTTGGAACAATTCCGAACTGACAG AGACAGAAAAAGCAGATCGTTTGGGATTAGTTGATTTCTTGAAGGGACTCCTTGAATTTGATCCAAATAAGCGATGGTCACCATTGCAG GCTCTATATCATCCATTCATAACAGGCGAATCGTTCACCAGTCCATATGAGCCTGTACCTGAGACTGCAAGAATT CCTGTTGCTTGTGCTGCAGCAATTGATCACAATCCTGGTGGGGGCCACTGGCTACATTCAGGTCTTTCCCCGCAG GTTGGAAGTGTGAACAGATACCTACCTGTGAATAATGCCTACCCTCCAAAGGTTCCTTTTTCTTGTGGGAGTAGTTATGGAAGCTATGGTAGCCATGGTAGCTATACCGGTAATCCTTGTTTTGGTAACAGCTATGGAAGCACCGGTGATGTTAATGCTATCAATATGTATTACTCACCCTTAGGTTCTTCTGGATTAGCGCAAATTGGCTCTAGTCCAGATGTTAGATTAAGGATGCGTTTCCCGCATGATAGAGGAATTCGATTGAGTCCTGGTAGTCTTGGGCCTATGTCTCTTGGAGCCAGTCCATCGCAGTTTACGCCACCAAACTACCAGATGCAAATCCCAGCTAATTCTACTGGGAAGCATGGTTCCGGTTCTCCTGCGAGTGGAGGCATTCATGGTTCTCCATTAGGAAAAGCTGCAGCAGTGGGGCCATACAACATGAGGAGGAATTTGCCAATGCCGCCACATGATTATGTATCTCAGCATGGACAAGGGCGTTTTGGAGATGGTGTCAGTTTCAGTCATTCTGATGCCTATGCTCGAGGACATACAGGCCACTCTCATAATGCAGCAGGACCTAGTTCTTGCCATTCTGGTTGGAGACCACAAATAGGTTCAAGGAGTGGTATTTCCTTGGAGGCCTCGTCTAGTCATGTGCCTTCACAGGCTCCGTCACAATCATTTGACTTTTCAGCTTCATCAGAACTTGATCCTGCTAATTGGGACCCTAATTATAG TGATGAGTCACTATTGCAAGAAGACAACTCACTGTCAGCTGATCTAAGTAGCAATCTCCACTTTGGAGATGCAGGTGGCCAAGGGAGCGGATCTATCAGATCAGCAAATTTCCAAGGCCATGTCTTTGCTACATCTAACCCTGTACCAACAAACCAAAG AGCAGATCAATTATTTCATGTGTCCTCTCAAGGAGTGAATGCCCATTCTAGTGTTCCCATCAACTACGGTGGTTACAACCCTCCAAACTATCCTCAGCAAAATCTCCATCCCCGTCATGGACAGCCTATTCTTCATCAGCGATATAACCAGGCAACTTCCAGTCCAATGCGGCCAATGGGAAGCCATCACAGTGGGCAGCCTGCATGGCCTAGTAGTTTTGGCATAGGCGATGGAGTGCCCTGGG GAGGAACAGGAGGGCACTCATTTACGACAAGTGGGCTACCTTCATCTCTTCCAAGAAAGGATTATGGGAGCATCTTTTAG
- the LOC136491380 gene encoding dual specificity protein kinase YAK1 homolog isoform X2 — translation MEEGGGSSGRPEDAAPPWRPSEATAFGRFAAAAASPEASPSASANGVTARVSSLHGVKRKPFVARLTAGIIQTYLQCDPEFKYSEVLNPKRFLTSPSTPAHNDGLDNANWDLMLYVNLELVNKMSNRRFIVKEMLGQGTFGQVVKCWDTQTNAYVAVKVIKNQPAFYHQAIMEVSLLRTLNQKFDPDDQHNIVRMLDYLSFQNHLCIAFEMLGQNLYELLKRNHLRGLKLKYVQAFSKQILDAMVVMREAGIIHCDLKPENILLAPSVATAAAVKVIDFGSACLEGKTVYSYIQSRYYRSPEVLLGYPYTTAIDMWSFGCIVAELFLGLPLFPGASEYDVLQRMMKILRGQPPDELLREAKNTIRFFKHAGSIYPSNEAPTGLSSAYRILSEEEVEVRDSKRPKMGKWYFPHLKLDKLICTYPWNNSELTETEKADRLGLVDFLKGLLEFDPNKRWSPLQALYHPFITGESFTSPYEPVPETARIQLITILVGATGYIQVFPRRLEV, via the exons ATGGAGGAGGGTGGCGGCAGCAGCGGAAGGCCGGAGGACGCGGCGCCGCCGTGGAGGCCGAGCGAGGCCACGGCGTTCGGCCGTTTTGCGGCCGCCGCTGCTTCGCCGGAGGCGTCCCCGTCGGCCTCCGCCAATGGGGTTACTGCCCGCGTCAGCAGCCTTCATGGGGTCAAGCGGAAACCG TTTGTTGCACGATTAACAGCAGGCATCATTCAGACATATCTACAATGTGATCCTGAGTTTAAGTACTCAGAGGTTCTAAATCCAAAACGCTTCCTCACCAGTCCCTCTACCCCAGCCCACAATGATGGACTTGACAATGCAAATTGGGACCTCATGTTGTACGTTAACTTGGAGTTGGTTAATAAGATGTCAAACAGAAG GTTTATTGTCAAGGAAATGCTTGGGCAGGGAACTTTTGGTCAAGTAGTTAAGTGCTGGGACACACAAACTAACGCCTATGTTGCTGTGAAGGTGATAAAAAACCAGCCTGCATTTTACCATCAAGCTATCATGGAGGTTTCACTATTAAGAACG TTAAATCAGAAATTTGATCCTGATGATCAGCATAACATTGTCCGAATGCTTGATTATCTGTCATTTCAGAATCATTTGTGTATAGCTTTTGAGATGCTGGGTCAAAACCT GTATGAACTGCTCAAAAGGAACCACTTAAGAGGTCTTAAACTGAAATATGTTCAAGCCTTCTCAAAACAG ATATTGGATGCCATGGTTGTGATGAGAGAAGCTGGAATAATTCattgtgatctgaagccagaaAATATCCTGTTAGCTCCCAG TGTCGCAACAGCTGCAGCAGTGAAAGTTATTGATTTTGGATCAGCATGTCTGGAGGGTAAAACGGTTTACTCATACAtccag AGCCGCTATTACAGGTCTCCAGAGGTTCTCCTTGGCTATCC ATATACTACTGCGATCGACATGTGGTCGTTCGGCTGCATAGTTGCTGAACTGTTTCTAGGCTTGCCATTGTTTCCTGGAGCATCAGAATATGATGTGCTTCAGCGGATGATGAAAATTCTCAG GGGCCAACCACCAGATGAACTGCTAAGGGAAGCTAAAAACACTATAAGGTTTTTTAAACATGCTGGAAGTATATATCCTAGCAATGAGGCACCTACTGGTCTTTCTAGCGCATACAGAATTTTAagtgaagaagaggttgaagtg AGAGATTCCAAGAGGCCAAAGATGGGAAAGTGGTACTTCCCACACCtgaagcttgacaaactcatatGTACCTATCCTTGGAACAATTCCGAACTGACAG AGACAGAAAAAGCAGATCGTTTGGGATTAGTTGATTTCTTGAAGGGACTCCTTGAATTTGATCCAAATAAGCGATGGTCACCATTGCAG GCTCTATATCATCCATTCATAACAGGCGAATCGTTCACCAGTCCATATGAGCCTGTACCTGAGACTGCAAGAATT CAATTGATCACAATCCTGGTGGGGGCCACTGGCTACATTCAGGTCTTTCCCCGCAG GTTGGAAGTGTGA